One genomic region from Pelorhabdus rhamnosifermentans encodes:
- a CDS encoding Nramp family divalent metal transporter, which translates to MNFFKNKFAQLGLFFSVIGPGIVTAFADNDAGGIATYAAAGAKYGYGLLFTMFISSICLAIAQEISARTGVVTGRGLSDLIRERFGVKWTLFAMVVLLIANIGTTASEFSGIATSFEIFGISKYLSVPIMSLLIWWLVLKANYNRIEKIFLLLCVTFLSYIISGVIVDPPWKEVLLASVTPTFFHDADFLLMAIGVIGTTITPWGQFYVQASVVDKGITAKDYHFTFWDVMIGAFFTWLIAFFIIVATAATLYANQISIETAGDAALALAPLAGKYASMLFSFGLLGASMLAAFILPLSTAYAVCEAFGFERGISKTQEEAPVFFGLYTALIILGAALVLWPDVSLYQIMLTSQVINGILLPPILIFMVLIANDKNIMGSFANSPWYSIVSWIFTWVLIILTILLVFSTVMPDSIDMLMNLLDFATK; encoded by the coding sequence TTGAACTTTTTTAAAAATAAATTTGCACAGCTAGGACTATTTTTTTCAGTCATTGGCCCCGGTATTGTGACAGCTTTCGCTGATAATGATGCTGGCGGCATTGCAACTTATGCCGCCGCCGGTGCCAAATATGGCTATGGACTGCTCTTTACGATGTTTATTAGCAGTATTTGCCTAGCTATTGCGCAAGAAATTTCCGCTCGCACAGGTGTTGTCACGGGACGCGGCTTATCCGATTTAATTCGTGAACGCTTCGGCGTAAAATGGACCCTTTTCGCCATGGTTGTACTCTTGATTGCCAATATTGGTACAACAGCCTCAGAATTTTCCGGTATTGCTACAAGCTTTGAGATCTTCGGTATCAGCAAGTATTTATCTGTTCCCATCATGTCCCTATTAATTTGGTGGCTCGTACTCAAGGCAAACTATAACCGAATTGAAAAAATATTCTTGCTCCTCTGCGTAACCTTTTTAAGCTACATCATCTCAGGAGTCATAGTAGATCCACCTTGGAAAGAAGTATTACTTGCTTCTGTAACACCTACTTTTTTCCATGATGCTGATTTCTTGCTTATGGCCATCGGTGTCATTGGTACAACCATTACACCGTGGGGACAGTTTTATGTGCAAGCCTCAGTCGTTGACAAAGGAATTACAGCCAAAGATTACCATTTTACCTTCTGGGATGTCATGATCGGCGCCTTCTTTACGTGGCTCATCGCCTTCTTTATCATTGTAGCCACAGCAGCTACTCTCTACGCCAACCAGATTTCCATTGAAACGGCGGGGGATGCCGCCCTTGCCTTAGCACCACTAGCTGGAAAATATGCCAGTATGCTCTTTTCTTTTGGGCTCCTCGGCGCTTCCATGCTGGCCGCCTTTATTCTTCCCTTAAGTACAGCTTATGCCGTCTGTGAGGCCTTTGGTTTTGAGCGGGGCATTAGTAAGACCCAAGAAGAAGCGCCTGTATTCTTCGGACTATATACAGCTCTCATTATTCTAGGGGCTGCACTGGTATTGTGGCCGGACGTCTCTCTTTATCAAATTATGCTAACATCACAAGTCATCAATGGAATTTTATTACCGCCTATTTTAATCTTTATGGTACTTATTGCCAATGACAAAAATATTATGGGTTCTTTCGCTAATTCCCCCTGGTACAGCATCGTATCCTGGATATTCACCTGGGTCTTAATTATTCTGACTATTTTGCTCGTATTCTCAACAGTGATGCCAGATTCCATCGACATGCTCATGAATTTACTTGATTTTGCAACAAAATAA
- a CDS encoding glutamate synthase subunit beta → MGKSTGFIEYESEHQADRPPLERVQDWKEFHCSMPEEKLQVQASRCMECGTPFCHTGLMINGMVSGCPLHNLMPEWNDLVYSGLWQEALGRLQKTNSFPEFTGRVCPAPCEGACTAGLATDPVTIKNIECTVVDKGFDEGWIEPQLPTKRTGKKVAVVGSGPSGLACAAQLNRAGHSVTVFERADRVGGLLMYGIPNMKLDKRVVERRVKLMKDEGVIFETDTEVGVNYAGEKLLNDFDAAVLCGGATVPRDLPIEGRELKGVHFAMDFLRANTKSLLDSNLADHQYISAAGKDVLVIGGGDTGTDCVGTALRHGCRSVHQLEIMPQLPLERSDGNPWPQFPRVYKVDYGQEEAAQRFGADPRSYLVTAKRFVGDDKGQLKEVHTVQVEWVKNDRGQFCPQEISGSEKIWPVQLVLLAMGFLGPEDTLLKQLNIEQDGRSNVKAEYGQFATNIPGIFAAGDMRRGQSLVVWAIHEGRSAARECDKFLMGQTQLV, encoded by the coding sequence ATGGGAAAATCAACAGGCTTTATTGAATATGAAAGTGAACACCAGGCCGACCGTCCGCCCCTGGAGCGAGTACAAGATTGGAAAGAATTTCATTGCTCCATGCCAGAAGAAAAGCTTCAAGTGCAGGCCAGCCGCTGTATGGAATGCGGAACACCTTTTTGTCATACGGGGTTGATGATAAATGGCATGGTTTCAGGATGTCCGCTTCATAACCTGATGCCGGAGTGGAATGATCTTGTTTATTCTGGTCTGTGGCAAGAGGCTTTGGGACGTTTGCAAAAAACGAATAGTTTTCCGGAATTTACCGGACGTGTCTGCCCCGCTCCTTGTGAAGGAGCGTGTACGGCAGGTCTCGCAACAGATCCTGTAACAATTAAGAACATTGAATGCACAGTGGTTGATAAAGGCTTTGATGAAGGCTGGATTGAGCCTCAGTTGCCAACAAAACGTACAGGTAAGAAGGTCGCTGTTGTTGGTTCAGGTCCTTCGGGTCTGGCTTGTGCCGCTCAGCTTAATCGAGCGGGTCATAGTGTCACCGTTTTTGAACGAGCTGACAGGGTGGGGGGGTTGCTGATGTACGGCATTCCCAATATGAAACTCGACAAACGCGTTGTAGAGCGTCGTGTTAAGCTCATGAAAGATGAGGGTGTTATTTTCGAAACAGATACTGAAGTTGGCGTAAATTATGCAGGAGAAAAACTGCTCAACGATTTTGATGCTGCTGTATTATGTGGTGGAGCTACGGTGCCTCGTGATTTGCCTATTGAGGGACGGGAATTAAAAGGTGTTCATTTTGCCATGGACTTTTTACGGGCCAATACGAAAAGTTTGCTTGATTCGAATCTTGCGGATCATCAGTATATTTCGGCAGCAGGCAAGGATGTACTTGTCATTGGTGGCGGTGACACGGGGACGGACTGTGTGGGAACGGCTCTGCGTCACGGTTGTCGTAGCGTTCATCAACTCGAAATTATGCCGCAGTTGCCGTTGGAACGGAGCGATGGAAATCCTTGGCCACAGTTTCCACGTGTATATAAAGTGGATTATGGCCAAGAGGAAGCAGCCCAGCGTTTTGGTGCTGATCCCCGTAGCTATTTAGTGACAGCTAAACGGTTTGTAGGTGATGACAAGGGACAATTGAAAGAAGTTCATACAGTTCAGGTGGAATGGGTTAAGAATGACCGCGGACAATTTTGTCCTCAGGAAATTTCTGGAAGTGAAAAAATATGGCCTGTTCAGCTTGTGCTGCTTGCCATGGGCTTCTTAGGTCCAGAGGATACCCTATTAAAGCAGTTAAATATTGAACAAGACGGACGGTCTAATGTTAAGGCCGAATATGGTCAGTTCGCGACGAATATTCCTGGCATTTTTGCTGCAGGTGATATGCGTCGTGGCCAGAGCCTTGTGGTGTGGGCTATTCATGAAGGTCGTAGTGCAGCCCGCGAATGCGACAAGTTCTTAATGGGACAGACGCAGCTCGTGTAA
- the ytaF gene encoding sporulation membrane protein YtaF: protein MDFLSVILLAISSNLDNLGVGISYGTRQVKIPWKVNLIIALMTSVGTMLSMTFGSYIADSLNPTFSSAMGSLIIMGAGGWVIFLDRHHGRLGRDRGPVSIYDVPQSIVRVLDFLKEPLRADLDASGTLSLYEGSLLGLALTINNVSSGVGAGMAGVNAMFTTMIVFILSIVMLSGGLLLGSSFAARWLGDKAGLVGGFLLIFIGLFEFLH, encoded by the coding sequence ATGGATTTTCTATCTGTTATATTACTAGCAATTTCTTCTAATTTGGATAATTTAGGTGTGGGTATTTCCTATGGCACGCGTCAAGTAAAAATTCCTTGGAAGGTGAATTTAATCATTGCATTGATGACAAGTGTTGGTACAATGCTATCCATGACATTTGGTTCATACATAGCAGATTCTTTAAATCCAACTTTCTCCAGTGCCATGGGTTCATTAATTATTATGGGAGCTGGCGGATGGGTCATTTTTCTTGATCGTCATCACGGTCGATTAGGGAGAGATCGTGGTCCTGTCTCTATATACGATGTGCCGCAATCGATTGTGAGGGTGTTAGATTTTTTAAAAGAACCATTGCGGGCTGATCTAGATGCCTCAGGAACACTGAGTCTTTATGAAGGCTCTTTGCTTGGTTTGGCTTTGACGATCAATAATGTTTCGAGTGGTGTAGGCGCAGGCATGGCTGGTGTAAACGCGATGTTTACAACAATGATTGTTTTTATACTTAGTATTGTCATGTTATCAGGGGGGCTTTTGCTTGGTTCCAGTTTTGCTGCACGTTGGCTGGGTGATAAGGCTGGACTTGTAGGAGGTTTTTTACTTATTTTTATTGGATTATTTGAATTTCTCCATTAG
- a CDS encoding magnesium transporter, translating into MNEVKLLGELYFSRLLNKPIYDASQRKVGQVKDMAVRWKGAYPQVIGIKYARKVHNLIPIDEIATLDDHGVHLVSDLKTDKNIPLKDNAIYISKWLLDKQIIDLKGSRMVRVNDICLSFIGQKTHRSLILVAVDIGIRGLFRRLGCECLVKHCKQNLLGLQYMKPLENWNSDLQLSREKQQLNELHPADIADLLEEMGHKHRVSFIQNLDSRLAVDTLAEVDLDTQVDIIEQMDQERASDILEEMPPDEVANILSEMSTEKSEELLKLMETDDAEDVRELMQYDEGIAGALMTTEFIAFSPQLTAEQAIIQLRQQAAEAETIYYLYVINEHEQLLGVFSLRELIVADPQTPLPEIMHRKVAAVDEFDDYRRVADVINKYGLLAVPVTNKQRELLGIVTVDDVLDVLMPERNITDTYSLFMLSDKAGRRR; encoded by the coding sequence GTGAATGAGGTAAAGTTATTGGGTGAGTTATATTTCAGCCGACTATTGAATAAGCCAATTTATGACGCGTCACAACGCAAAGTTGGCCAAGTCAAAGATATGGCTGTCCGTTGGAAAGGTGCCTATCCCCAAGTCATTGGTATAAAATACGCACGAAAAGTGCATAATCTGATCCCCATTGATGAAATAGCTACTTTAGATGATCACGGTGTACACTTAGTCAGCGACTTAAAAACGGATAAAAATATTCCACTTAAAGACAATGCCATTTATATTAGTAAATGGCTGCTTGACAAACAAATTATTGATTTAAAAGGCTCACGCATGGTACGAGTCAATGATATTTGCCTCTCCTTTATTGGACAGAAAACTCATCGTTCCTTAATTTTAGTTGCCGTTGACATTGGCATAAGGGGATTATTCAGACGACTGGGCTGTGAATGTTTAGTAAAACATTGCAAACAAAATTTATTAGGCTTACAGTACATGAAGCCCTTGGAAAACTGGAATTCCGATTTACAACTCAGTCGAGAAAAACAACAACTCAATGAACTGCATCCAGCGGATATTGCCGATCTTTTAGAAGAAATGGGTCACAAACACCGCGTAAGTTTTATTCAAAATCTGGATTCACGGCTTGCTGTCGATACACTAGCTGAAGTAGACCTTGATACGCAGGTTGATATTATTGAGCAAATGGATCAAGAGCGCGCCTCTGATATATTAGAAGAAATGCCACCTGATGAAGTAGCTAATATCTTAAGTGAAATGTCCACAGAGAAATCAGAAGAACTGCTAAAATTAATGGAAACAGACGATGCTGAAGATGTTCGTGAACTCATGCAGTATGACGAAGGCATTGCAGGTGCACTCATGACAACAGAATTCATTGCCTTTTCGCCACAACTCACTGCTGAACAAGCCATTATTCAGTTACGTCAACAAGCTGCTGAAGCTGAAACAATTTATTACTTATATGTCATTAATGAGCATGAGCAATTACTCGGAGTATTTTCCTTACGCGAATTAATTGTTGCCGATCCCCAAACCCCTTTACCTGAAATTATGCACCGCAAAGTGGCTGCTGTAGATGAATTTGATGACTATCGCCGCGTAGCTGATGTCATCAATAAATATGGTCTTTTAGCCGTTCCTGTTACAAATAAGCAACGTGAACTGTTAGGTATTGTCACCGTCGATGATGTACTGGATGTCTTAATGCCTGAACGCAATATAACAGATACCTATTCTTTGTTTATGTTAAGCGATAAAGCCGGACGGAGGCGATAA
- a CDS encoding EamA family transporter, whose amino-acid sequence MRKLLILILLWCGVNSAGELLIKLGTGSLMDPQTPQELWTWIWQVIRSPLIMAGVIVSAFDLLLWIFILKSGDLSVVVPLTSLNYIFALAVGCIIFHEAFTVSRVVGILLICGGTYFLSR is encoded by the coding sequence GTGCGAAAACTTTTGATTTTAATTCTTCTCTGGTGCGGCGTGAACTCGGCTGGAGAACTTTTAATTAAACTAGGTACGGGATCTTTAATGGACCCACAAACGCCTCAGGAACTCTGGACTTGGATTTGGCAGGTCATACGTAGTCCTCTGATTATGGCGGGCGTAATTGTAAGTGCTTTTGATCTCTTGCTATGGATCTTTATTCTTAAAAGCGGAGATCTTAGTGTTGTTGTACCACTTACATCATTGAACTATATCTTTGCTCTTGCTGTTGGCTGTATTATTTTCCACGAGGCTTTTACAGTTTCACGTGTCGTGGGAATTTTACTTATTTGTGGTGGTACGTATTTTTTGAGTCGTTAG